One genomic window of Solanum dulcamara chromosome 12, daSolDulc1.2, whole genome shotgun sequence includes the following:
- the LOC129876928 gene encoding hydroquinone glucosyltransferase-like, whose protein sequence is MANNPHIVMLPTPGMGHLIPLVEFAKRLILQHDFSITLILPTDGPISKSQKTFLSALPSSINYLLLPPVNFDHLSDDVLIETRISLTITRSLSSLREIFKSVVESHRVVAFVVDLFGTDAFDLANEFMLPPYMFYTTTATMLSLDLYFPELDETVRCEYKDLQNPVRIPGCRPIHGKDLPDPLHDRKDEAYKWILHHTKRFKMAHGIILNSFIDLEPGPIKYLQEEYNNKPRIYPIGPITLMDKKVDHHDDESQCLKWLDKQPRGSVIYISFGSGGTLSHEQIIELAIGLEMSGQRFMLVLRCPNDRIPNGTYFNFQNSTNPLDFLPSGFMERTKGLGLVVPNWAPQVQVLNHVSIGGFLTHCGWNSILESMVCGIPLIAWPLFAEQRTNAIMLIEDLKVALRPEICDNGIVGRSEIGEVVKELMEGEKGKGVYIRMRELKDAATKVLNEDGSSTKALDELASKLKNVSRD, encoded by the exons ATGGCTAATAATCCCCATATAGTCATGCTACCAACTCCCGGCATGGGTCACTTAATCCCTCTTGTTGAATTCGCCAAACGACTCATTTTACAACACGATTTTTCTATAACACTCATCCTTCCTACCGATGGCCCtatctcaaaatctcaaaaaactTTCCTTAGCGCCCTTCCCTCGAGCATCAATTATCTCCTTCTTCCTCCTGTTAACTTCGACCATTTATCAGACGATGTTTTAATTGAAACGCGTATTTCCCTTACTATTACtcgttctctttcttctttacgTGAGATTTTTAAGTCCGTAGTCGAATCCCACAGAGTAGTGGCCTTTGTGGTTGATTTATTTGGTACCGATGCATTTGATTTGGCTAATGAGTTCATGTTGCCACCTTATATGTTCTACACTACCACGGCTACAATGTTGTCTCTAGATTTGTATTTTCCAGAGCTTGATGAAACTGTTCGTTGTGAGTATAAAGACTTGCAAAACCCTGTTCGTATTCCAG GGTGCAGGCCTATACATGGAAAGGATCTTCCGGACCCACTTCACGATAGAAAAGATGAGGCATACAAATGGATTCTTCACCATACTAAGAGATTCAAAATGGCTCATGGCATTATTTTAAACAGCTTCATTGATTTGGAACCTGGACCTATTAAATATTTACAAGAGGAATATAACAATAAGCCAAGAATTTACCCAATTGGACCAATTACACTAATGGATAAAAAAGTTGATCATCATGATGATGAGTCACAATGTTTGAAATGGCTTGATAAGCAGCCACGTGGATCAGTAATCTACATTTCATTTGGGAGTGGTGGGACCCTCTCACATGAACAAATAATTGAACTAGCAATAGGGTTAGAAATGAGTGGACAAAGATTCATGTTGGTACTTAGATGTCCAAATGATAGAATTCCAAATGGCACTTACTTCAATTTCCAAAATTCAACTAACCCTCTTGATTTTTTACCTAGTGGGTTCATGGAAAGGACCAAAGGGCTAGGTCTTGTGGTGCCCAATTGGGCACCACAAGTTCAAGTTCTTAATCATGTATCAATCGGTGGATTTCTGACTCACTGTGGATGGAATTCGATTCTGGAAAGCATGGTTTGCGGCATTCCACTTATTGCTTGGCCTCTTTTTGCAGAACAAAGAACGAACGCAATAATGTTAATTGAGGATTTAAAAGTGGCACTAAGGCCGGAAATTTGTGACAATGGTATCGTTGGACGATCGGAAATTGGTGAAGTGGTGAAAGAATTGATGGAAGGTGAAAAGGGAAAAGGAGTGTATATTAGAATGAGAGAGCTAAAAGATGCAGCAACAAAGGTGTTGAATGAAGATGGTTCTTCAACTAAAGCACTAGATGAACTTGCTTCAAAGTTGAAAAATGTGTCACGTGATTAA
- the LOC129877505 gene encoding protein trichome birefringence-like 26 encodes MVSNNVVNKKQFSVIFVKFSVCFLLMGLAYRIFSSSSQQFSPLEVSDRGFLPENTLPAPESGNLTVKVMDPSSQNGKCDLYIGDWVPDPTGPFYTNHTCYSIEAHQNCMRNGRSDTGYLYWRWKPRDCELSKFNPKRFLDMTRHKSLAFIGDSIMRNHVQSLLCILSQEEKGVEVYHDKQYKSRRWYFPNHDLTLSVVWSPFLVKATIFEDDNGVSTDIIKLHLDKLDDVWTRQFDNFDYVVIAGGKWYLKTAVYYENNKIVGCHNCAGKNITEVGFEYAYRKALNSTLKHITRSKHKVYTFFRTTTPDHFENGEWNTGGYCNRTGPFKEGEIDMRDIDEVMRKIELDEFDRALRISSEVGLTVKLFDTTFLSLLRPDGHPGVYRQFQPFAGGNTHTKVQNDCLHWCLPGPIDTWNDLMMETLVSSSK; translated from the exons ATGGTTAGCAACAACGTTGTTAATAAGAAGCAATTTTCAGtgatttttgtaaaattttctGTATGTTTTCTGTTGATGGGTCTTGCTTATCGTATCTTCAGCTCCAGCTCTCAGCAATTTTCTCCTCTTGAGGTTTCTGACAGGGGTTTTCTACCGGAAAATACATTGCCGGCGCCGGAATCCGGTAACCTTACGGTGAAGGTGATGGACCCAAGTTCACAAAATG GAAAATGTGACTTATATATAGGAGATTGGGTACCAGATCCCACTGGTCCATTTTACACTAATCACACTTGCTATTCCATTGAAGCTCACCAAAATTGTATGAGAAATGGGAGGTCTGATACTGGATATCTTTACTGGAGATGGAAACCAAGAGATTGTGAGCTATCTAAGTTCAATCCCAAGAGGTTTCTTGATATGACGCGACACAAATCATTAGCCTTCATTGGTGATTCAATTATGCGCAATCATGTGCAGTCATTGCTCTGCATTCTCTCTCAG GAGGAAAAAGGTGTCGAGGTTTACCATgacaagcaatacaaaagcaGAAGATGGTATTTTCCAAATCATGACTTAACTCTTTCAGTAGTCTGGTCACCTTTTCTTGTAAAAGCCACTATTTTCGAAGATGACAACGGAGTTTCAACAGATATAATCAAGCTCCATCTCGACAAACTTGATGATGTTTGGACTCGTCAATTTGACAATTTTGATTATGTAGTTATTGCTGGTGGGAAATGGTACTTGAAAACTGCAGTTTACTATGAGAACAATAAGATTGTTGGTTGCCACAACTGTGCTGGTAAGAACATAACTGAGGTGGGATTTGAATATGCATATCGTAAAGCACTGAACTCGACTCTGAAACATATCACAAGATCGAAGCATAAGGTGTATACTTTCTTTAGGACCACTACACCGGATCATTTCGAGAATGGTGAATGGAACACGGGAGGTTATTGTAACAGAACAGGACCCTTCAAAGAAGGTGAGATTGACATGAGAGACATCGATGAGGTAATGCGTAAAATTGAGTTGGATGAATTTGATAGAGCATTGAGAATAAGTTCAGAAGTTGGGTTGACAGTAAAATTGTTCGACACTACCTTCCTTTCATTGCTTCGGCCAGACGGTCACCCAGGAGTCTACAGACAATTCCAGCCATTTGCTGGAggaaacacacacacaaaagtTCAAAATGATTGTCTACATTGGTGCTTGCCTGGTCCAATAGACACTTGGAATGATTTAATGATGGAAACTTTGGTCAGCAGTTCAAAATGA
- the LOC129876491 gene encoding rhodanese-like domain-containing protein 4, chloroplastic, with translation MEALNAARLTPLSVLSDRRNEPKKIPSLPFKNSANFSTNLSSSVEGISRNFHGGLVLLSSVFTTGLAKALTYEEALQQSTTSASTDDFDANSFVETLTNFVSDNPLVIAGGFAVLGLPFIVSQVFGKMPKPWGVESAKKAYAKLADDESSELVDIRPTVELRQVGSPDISGFKKKPVTIVYKGEDKTGFLNKLALKFKEPENTTLFILDKFDGNSELVAELITVNGFKAAYAIKDGAEGPRGWKNSGLPWILPKKTLSLDLGLSDALDGIFGDGSEAVAVGLGVAAAAAFGLLVFSEAETLLQLLGSAGLIQIVSTKLLFAEDRKQSLQQVDEFITKEVAPKELIGDIKQIGMALLPVPVTSKTLPGPAETSESVPEVDAASSKVEASVKTLSPYPNYPDLKPPTSPIPSQPSGSVGKAETVSKVEVSAESTPETSPVSKPEVTVEAPTGFTRPLSPYPNYPDLKPPTSPMPTQA, from the exons ATGGAGGCTCTCAATGCAGCAAGATTAACCCCTCTTTCAGTTCTTTCTGATAGAAGAAATGAACCCAAAAAAATCCCATCTTTACCATTCAAGAATTCAGCCAATTTTAGCACCAATTTGTCAAGTTCAGTAGAGGGTATATCAAGAAATTTTCATGGGGGTTTAGTATTACTTTCCTCTGTTTTCACTACAGGTTTAGCTAAAGCATTGACATATGAGGAGGCACTTCAGCAATCAACTACTAGTGCTAGTACTGATGATTTTGATGCAAATTCATTTGTTGAAACCTTGACCAATTTTGTATCCGATAATCCTTTAGTTATAGCTGGTGGTTTTGCTGTTTTGGGTTTGCCATTTATTGTGTCTCAAGTGTTTGGTAAAATGCCTAAGCCATGGGGTGTTGAGTCTGCCAAGAAAGCTTATGCAAAATTGGCAGATGATGAGAGTTCAGAGTTAGTTGATATAAGACCCACTGTGGAGTTGAGGCAAGTGGGGAGTCCAGATATAAGTGGTTTCAAGAAGAAGCCAGTTACAATTGTTTATAAAGGTGAAGATAAGACAGGGTTCTTGAATAAGCTGGCTTTGAAGTTCAAGGAGCCAGAGAATACCACATTGTTCATTCTAGACAA ATTTGATGGGAACTCTGAACTGGTTGCAGAGCTTATCACAGTTAATGGTTTTAAAGCTGCATATGCAATTAAAGATGGTGCTGAAGGTCCCCGAGGATGGAAG AATAGTGGCCTCCCTTGGATACTTCCTAAGAAAACATTAAGTCTTGATCTAGGCCTGTCTGATGCTCTTGATGGTATTTTTGGG GACGGTTCTGAAGCTGTCGCTGTAGGTTTAGGTGTTGCCGCAGCTGCCGCTTTTGGACTTTTGGTGTTCTCAGAG GCGGAAACATTACTCCAACTGTTAGGTTCAGCTGGACTTATCCAAATAGTCAGCACGAAACTTCTATTTGCAGAG GACAGAAAGCAAAGTCTGCAACAAGTTGATGAGTTCATCACCAAAGAGGTTGCTCCGAAGGAGCTTATAGGTGACATTAAG CAAATAGGGATGGCTCTTCTTCCAGTCCCAGTGACTAGCAAAACTCTACCTGGACCTGCAGAGACAAGTGAATCAGTTCCCGAGGTGGATGCTGCATCATCTAAAGTAGAAGCATCCGTCAAGACACTTTCACCATATCCTAAT TATCCTGATCTCAAGCCTCCAACGTCACCGATACCTTCACAACCTAGTGGCAGTGTGGGGAAAGCTGAAACAGTTTCCAAGGTAGAAGTATCTGCCGAGTCTACTCCAGAAACCAGTCCAGTTTCAAAACCAGAAGTAACAGTAGAAGCACCAACTGGATTTACAAGGCCACTTTCTCCATATCCCAAT TATCCTGATCTCAAGCCTCCGACTTCGCCAATGCCTACGCAAGCATAA